A single window of Caminicella sporogenes DSM 14501 DNA harbors:
- a CDS encoding stalk domain-containing protein → MNHKIKRAVCLASISALFFAAPLSSFGEEYFKTDFDTSDNRVKAVFKINSREYSIGDIKKSIDSAPYIKDGRTMLPVRYVADAVGIDEKDIVWNPEDKTVTIFKGDKIIQLTIGSNILSTDAEKITMDTEAEIKDDRTFVPVSYIAKALGVEVDWDDTDKEVTFYLDREIKKEAEENSKSNYDYDLDMLYKKALESSNEYKIAQATLEKNEILKDDAEDDLDYIPSIGETPAGSPAEALASGTFLKVENSRIEYRKAKKDLKALKDKINYQVKSAYYDVIKAQNSLDIAKEALNLYKKSMEQSQLKYKLGIISKTEETKAVKEYEKAKETYEKALKNLDMKYQKLNKLVGFEPEKRYVLDTSLKVKLNDDNDPESHIGGIIEEIPDIWYAEQKAKLAGLSVDVYVFNVGNPPYAAAELDEKTAKMTVAEVKKNTKQSLRDLFNSMKILEKQYREQVAELEKAKEDLETAELNFKVGNTIELVVDKARLNYDMIKNDIKNTIMDYDLLNMVYEKPWVSSGQ, encoded by the coding sequence ATGAATCATAAAATCAAAAGAGCCGTATGTTTAGCATCTATTTCAGCACTATTTTTTGCAGCTCCATTGAGCAGTTTTGGAGAGGAATATTTTAAAACTGATTTTGATACATCAGATAATAGAGTAAAAGCTGTATTCAAAATAAATAGCAGAGAGTACAGTATAGGAGATATAAAAAAGAGTATAGATTCTGCTCCATATATAAAAGATGGAAGAACTATGCTTCCGGTGAGATATGTTGCTGATGCAGTAGGGATAGATGAAAAAGATATAGTGTGGAATCCAGAAGATAAAACAGTAACGATATTTAAGGGCGATAAAATAATACAGCTTACTATAGGAAGCAATATACTTTCTACGGACGCAGAAAAGATTACTATGGATACTGAAGCGGAAATAAAAGATGACAGAACTTTTGTTCCGGTAAGCTATATAGCAAAGGCATTAGGAGTAGAAGTAGATTGGGACGATACAGATAAAGAAGTTACTTTTTATTTAGATAGAGAAATAAAAAAAGAAGCTGAAGAAAATTCAAAATCAAATTATGATTATGATTTAGATATGCTTTATAAAAAAGCATTAGAAAGCAGTAATGAATACAAGATAGCTCAGGCTACTTTAGAAAAAAATGAGATACTTAAAGATGATGCAGAAGACGACCTTGATTATATTCCAAGTATAGGGGAAACCCCGGCTGGTTCTCCTGCTGAAGCTTTGGCAAGTGGTACATTCTTAAAAGTAGAAAACAGCAGGATAGAGTACAGAAAAGCTAAGAAAGATTTAAAAGCATTAAAAGATAAAATAAATTATCAGGTAAAGAGTGCATATTATGATGTAATAAAAGCTCAAAACAGTTTAGATATAGCTAAAGAAGCTTTAAACCTATATAAAAAATCAATGGAGCAGTCGCAGTTAAAATATAAGCTTGGGATTATAAGCAAGACTGAAGAAACTAAGGCTGTAAAAGAATATGAAAAAGCTAAAGAAACTTATGAAAAAGCATTAAAAAATTTAGATATGAAGTATCAAAAGTTAAATAAACTTGTAGGGTTTGAACCGGAAAAGAGATATGTTTTAGATACTTCATTAAAAGTAAAATTAAATGATGATAATGACCCTGAAAGTCATATTGGAGGAATAATAGAGGAAATACCTGATATATGGTATGCAGAGCAAAAGGCAAAATTAGCAGGATTAAGTGTAGATGTATATGTATTTAATGTGGGAAATCCGCCTTATGCTGCGGCTGAATTAGATGAAAAAACTGCTAAAATGACTGTAGCAGAAGTTAAAAAGAATACAAAACAAAGTCTCAGAGATTTATTTAATAGTATGAAAATATTAGAAAAGCAGTATAGAGAGCAAGTGGCAGAACTTGAAAAGGCAAAAGAAGATTTAGAGACAGCTGAGCTTAATTTTAAAGTTGGCAATACTATAGAGTTAGTTGTAGATAAGGCAAGATTAAATTATGATATGATAAAAAATGATATAAAAAATACTATAATGGATTATGATTTGTTAAATATGGTTTACGAAAAGCCTTGGGTTTCATCTGGACAATAA
- a CDS encoding stalk domain-containing protein, translating into MKRTKKYSYFMIGMIVGILISIAGVAFADGFSQVRVWLAGDLTFKFNGMKKRLPYGQTSLIYKDRVYVPARFIAENIGAKVKWIAESRTIEINYNERESVKKEEKEEITSDKSVEDNVKKNDDYDKLPITQKFDEAYITITGLHFDKDMLRIYLKVENKGDVPIQIDQIATKMIVDDKEYFQDDLTNVLFPYDRIWFNDIKKDDEIKGEIKMPPIDKDTKKLSVFIKVRENNLSKKEKVIRYDIDLEDENN; encoded by the coding sequence GTGAAAAGGACAAAAAAGTATAGTTATTTTATGATAGGAATGATTGTCGGCATTTTGATTTCAATAGCAGGAGTTGCATTTGCTGATGGCTTTAGTCAAGTAAGAGTATGGCTTGCAGGAGATTTAACTTTTAAATTCAATGGGATGAAAAAGAGACTTCCTTATGGACAGACTTCTTTGATATATAAAGATAGAGTTTATGTACCTGCTAGATTTATAGCTGAAAATATTGGAGCTAAGGTCAAATGGATAGCAGAGAGCAGAACTATTGAAATCAACTATAATGAAAGAGAATCAGTTAAAAAAGAGGAAAAGGAAGAAATAACTTCTGATAAATCTGTAGAAGATAATGTTAAGAAAAATGATGATTATGATAAATTGCCTATAACACAAAAGTTTGATGAAGCGTATATAACAATCACAGGTCTTCATTTTGATAAAGATATGTTGAGAATATATCTAAAAGTAGAAAATAAAGGAGATGTTCCAATACAAATTGATCAGATAGCTACTAAGATGATAGTAGACGACAAAGAATATTTCCAAGATGACTTAACTAATGTTTTATTTCCTTATGATAGAATATGGTTTAATGATATAAAAAAAGATGATGAAATTAAAGGCGAAATAAAAATGCCTCCAATAGATAAAGATACTAAAAAATTATCTGTATTTATAAAAGTAAGAGAAAATAATTTATCTAAAAAAGAAAAAGTTATCAGATATGATATAGATTTAGAAGATGAAAATAATTAA
- a CDS encoding S-layer homology domain-containing protein, whose amino-acid sequence MKKRLIALLTVLMIFSSTVCGFAAVKFSDVSSNHWARTFIEKMADKGIIKGYYDSVKGVKVFKPESPVTYIEAVQMIYNTLKASDKLKSESGLDTKYDVILKNLNIPTWSKRAVSYALEYDIITFNELRSFMNGKIAKYARKVDIAVFLGRAIGVDGNSSNIYTLPFIDSEMIIGKAIPYVDFLTKKGIIKGDSSNKFNPNSIVNRAVMATMCSKVYDYLISHEEVLNKEDEIKDSNGDTLINDNKNNESNESDNKIYGVIDYIAEDTDMIVIKDLEGNTKVYNLKGVSIRKKGRKVRIDDLKKEEEVELVFDKGKLKEVNVTNSKVYFEAKIEKIVDFDDYYLLKTRNADNLLIKKDFKVDDETVIYYGDDKVSIGRIEEGDYAVIKHIGDKALEIQLKSEEQVYDGILESDVIFKDKPELKIRLNNNKVLEFEIDDKAYIRRDRRKADLDDLSKGDIATITVQYNKIVEIIASSRSEKDKDEGRIKQIVIGTPSKITIVTDDDEEATYEVARDVDVEIDDEDAELNDLDINYYVKLDIENGRIVEIRAEKSKSDTNITGRIVKIYKDYDRLTVKYYDKVEDRYKRVSVIVSDKTKIISSDGDSIRLGHLKRDVQIFVSGYFDEDIFVADKIIELE is encoded by the coding sequence ATGAAAAAGAGATTAATTGCTCTGTTGACAGTTCTTATGATATTCAGCAGTACAGTATGTGGATTTGCTGCTGTTAAGTTTTCAGATGTCAGCAGTAATCACTGGGCAAGAACTTTTATTGAGAAGATGGCAGATAAAGGCATTATAAAAGGATATTATGATAGCGTTAAGGGAGTTAAGGTTTTTAAACCTGAAAGTCCTGTTACATATATAGAAGCAGTTCAGATGATATATAATACTTTAAAAGCGTCTGATAAGCTTAAGAGTGAAAGTGGACTGGATACTAAATATGATGTAATTTTGAAAAATCTAAATATTCCAACTTGGTCTAAAAGAGCTGTGTCATATGCTTTAGAGTATGATATAATAACTTTTAATGAGCTTAGAAGCTTTATGAATGGTAAAATAGCAAAGTATGCTCGTAAAGTTGATATAGCAGTATTTTTAGGAAGGGCTATAGGCGTAGATGGTAATTCCAGCAATATATATACTTTACCTTTTATAGATTCAGAAATGATAATTGGAAAAGCTATTCCATATGTAGATTTTCTCACAAAGAAAGGAATAATCAAAGGAGATTCTTCAAATAAATTTAATCCTAACAGTATAGTAAATCGTGCTGTAATGGCAACTATGTGCTCAAAAGTATATGATTATCTTATTTCACATGAAGAAGTTTTGAATAAGGAAGATGAGATAAAAGATTCAAATGGAGATACTCTTATTAATGATAATAAGAATAATGAATCAAATGAGTCAGATAATAAAATTTATGGAGTTATAGATTATATAGCTGAAGATACAGATATGATAGTAATAAAAGATTTAGAAGGAAATACAAAAGTTTATAATTTAAAAGGTGTTTCTATAAGAAAGAAAGGTAGAAAAGTTCGTATTGATGATTTGAAAAAAGAAGAAGAAGTTGAACTTGTATTTGATAAAGGAAAACTTAAAGAAGTTAATGTAACTAATTCTAAAGTATATTTTGAAGCTAAAATAGAGAAAATAGTTGATTTTGATGATTACTACCTTCTAAAGACTAGAAATGCTGACAATCTTCTTATAAAGAAAGATTTTAAAGTAGATGATGAAACAGTTATATATTATGGTGATGACAAGGTTTCTATAGGAAGAATAGAAGAAGGAGATTATGCTGTAATCAAGCATATTGGAGATAAAGCACTTGAGATACAATTGAAGTCTGAAGAACAGGTATATGATGGTATTCTTGAGTCAGATGTAATATTTAAAGATAAACCAGAGCTTAAAATAAGATTGAATAATAATAAAGTATTAGAATTTGAAATAGATGATAAAGCTTATATAAGAAGAGACCGCAGAAAAGCTGATTTAGATGATTTATCAAAGGGAGATATAGCAACAATAACTGTGCAGTACAATAAAATAGTTGAGATAATAGCTAGTAGTAGAAGTGAAAAAGATAAAGATGAAGGTAGAATAAAACAGATAGTAATTGGAACTCCATCTAAGATTACGATAGTAACTGATGATGACGAGGAAGCAACTTATGAAGTAGCACGAGATGTAGATGTAGAGATTGATGATGAGGATGCAGAGTTAAATGATTTAGATATAAATTATTATGTAAAACTTGATATAGAAAATGGAAGAATTGTTGAAATTAGAGCTGAAAAATCTAAGAGTGATACAAATATAACAGGTAGAATAGTTAAAATTTATAAAGATTATGATAGATTGACAGTTAAATATTATGATAAAGTAGAAGATAGATATAAGAGAGTTTCTGTTATAGTATCAGACAAGACGAAGATAATATCTTCTGATGGAGATTCAATAAGATTAGGTCATCTTAAAAGAGATGTTCAAATATTTGTCAGCGGATATTTTGATGAAGACATATTTGTAGCAGATAAGATAATTGAGTTAGAATAA
- a CDS encoding stalk domain-containing protein, which yields MKKKILILSLIFIFILGFTISIGSTYSQNITAWFYDIKIYMDGKQWTFTNAPFIYNGNAYISLNDLARNMGLSIQWDSQSNTYSLASIDGNLSLSALKYKLDRQNLEINNLRFQLAQKEAELAMLKSSTSSRKTYRNDDDLLDDLEDLLEDKYDRYDDDEDLYFKDYRLYQDSNDDIIVKMYGRFDRNSDDWKDRDKSDFREFIEDICREIDRKFNEDIEVIVYDRDDDRIARYIWDDSDNELEKKYEYYR from the coding sequence ATGAAAAAAAAGATTTTAATTCTTTCGCTAATTTTTATCTTTATACTAGGCTTTACCATTTCAATTGGAAGCACTTACAGCCAAAATATAACTGCATGGTTTTATGATATTAAAATTTATATGGATGGTAAACAGTGGACATTTACAAATGCACCTTTTATTTATAATGGTAATGCATATATATCTTTAAACGATTTAGCTAGAAATATGGGGCTAAGTATTCAATGGGACAGTCAGAGCAACACTTATTCTTTAGCTTCTATTGATGGAAACTTATCTCTTAGTGCACTTAAATACAAATTGGATAGACAAAATTTAGAGATAAATAATTTAAGATTTCAACTTGCACAAAAAGAAGCTGAACTTGCAATGCTCAAAAGCTCAACTTCAAGCAGAAAGACATATAGAAATGATGATGATTTGCTTGATGACTTAGAAGATTTATTAGAAGATAAATATGACAGATATGATGACGATGAAGATTTATATTTTAAGGATTATAGACTATATCAAGATTCTAATGACGATATTATTGTAAAAATGTACGGCAGATTTGATAGAAACTCTGATGATTGGAAAGATAGAGATAAAAGCGATTTTAGAGAATTTATCGAAGATATATGCCGTGAAATTGATAGAAAATTTAATGAAGATATAGAAGTTATTGTATACGATAGAGATGATGATAGAATTGCCAGATATATATGGGATGATAGTGATAATGAATTAGAAAAAAAATATGAATATTACCGTTAA